In the Muricauda sp. MAR_2010_75 genome, one interval contains:
- a CDS encoding glycosyltransferase, with protein MRISIVIPAHNEAVYLKDCLDSFVAQTHKPDEVIVVDDNSTDNTFAIASEFAKIYDWIKVVQRESANEHSPGKKVVDTFNFGLKHASDYNLIGKFDADIILPTNYFEEILNRFQANWKLGMCSGLLYIKKDNNWIYENIADKTHIRGPIKLYHKVCFDKIGGLRPGVGWDTVDILLAQYHDFETLTVPELHVKHLRPTGHGYSSKKYQTKGEAMYKMRYGIVLTKIAALKMAWQAESILLYFQAVFGYLIALFQQQPRYVSKEEGKFIRTYRWKGIWSKLS; from the coding sequence ATGCGAATCAGCATTGTAATCCCTGCACATAACGAAGCTGTCTACCTCAAGGATTGCTTGGATTCTTTTGTGGCACAAACCCACAAGCCTGATGAAGTTATTGTTGTGGATGATAATTCAACAGACAACACCTTTGCCATTGCCAGTGAATTTGCCAAAATATATGATTGGATAAAAGTGGTCCAGCGAGAATCTGCAAATGAACATAGTCCTGGAAAAAAAGTGGTGGACACCTTTAATTTTGGGCTTAAACATGCTTCAGATTATAATTTGATCGGCAAATTTGATGCGGATATTATCCTGCCCACCAACTATTTTGAAGAAATCCTGAACCGGTTTCAAGCCAATTGGAAACTGGGTATGTGCTCTGGATTGCTGTACATCAAAAAAGATAATAACTGGATTTACGAGAACATTGCCGATAAAACCCATATCCGTGGCCCCATAAAACTGTACCACAAAGTCTGTTTTGACAAGATTGGTGGCTTGCGCCCCGGTGTAGGATGGGACACTGTGGACATCCTTCTGGCCCAATACCACGATTTTGAGACTTTGACGGTTCCCGAACTCCATGTAAAACACCTTCGCCCCACGGGCCATGGATATAGTTCCAAGAAATATCAGACCAAAGGAGAGGCCATGTACAAAATGCGCTACGGTATCGTCCTCACTAAAATCGCTGCGCTTAAAATGGCTTGGCAGGCCGAGAGTATTCTTTTATATTTTCAAGCAGTTTTTGGTTATCTCATAGCATTATTTCAACAACAGCCCCGATACGTTTCCAAAGAGGAAGGGAAATTCATTAGAACATATCGATGGAAGGGCATTTGGTCTAAATTATCTTGA
- a CDS encoding GNAT family N-acetyltransferase, translating to MSIIIRPAETKDVKVILEIINHEILHSTVVYDYKERTYEQQLAWFEKKLQDNMPVIVAENEEKVVGFGTFGIFRPWDAYQYSVEHSIYTHHTCRGMGIGKLIMSELIRLATEQGYHTMIAGVDASNKGSFEFHKKFGFQEIGTFKEVGYKFDQWLDLIFMQLFLKKDRD from the coding sequence ATGAGTATCATAATACGGCCAGCAGAAACCAAGGATGTAAAGGTTATCTTGGAAATCATAAACCACGAAATTCTTCACTCAACCGTGGTATATGATTATAAGGAGCGTACCTATGAGCAGCAGCTGGCATGGTTTGAAAAAAAACTACAGGACAACATGCCTGTAATCGTTGCTGAAAATGAAGAAAAGGTAGTAGGCTTTGGTACGTTTGGGATTTTTAGGCCTTGGGATGCCTATCAATATAGTGTGGAACATTCAATTTACACCCATCATACTTGCAGGGGAATGGGAATCGGCAAACTTATTATGTCAGAACTGATTCGACTGGCTACCGAACAAGGCTACCATACCATGATTGCAGGCGTGGATGCCTCAAACAAGGGCAGTTTTGAATTCCACAAAAAATTTGGCTTCCAAGAAATAGGCACGTTCAAAGAAGTGGGCTACAAATTTGACCAGTGGTTGGATTTGATTTTTATGCAGTTGTTCCTCAAAAAGGATAGAGATTAA
- the pafA gene encoding alkaline phosphatase PafA, with protein MKNNNLILLLLAFCITTFTNGQHRKKNIEEKAPVEIAQSPKLVVGIVVDQMRYDYLTRFWNHYGEGGFKRLVNDGFNCKNNHFNYSPTSTGPGHASVYTGTTPATHGIIGNNWYDKETGEEVYCAGDDSYESVGTTSDAGKMSPHRMITTTITDQLRLHTQQRGKVIAVSLKDRGAVLPGGHTANAAYWFEGGNTGNWITSSFYMDALPQWVNSFNASDEVEAYKKPWNTLKPINTYVESGLDANSYEGVLDGETTNTFPHDLPTIWEANSQFELLRKTPYGNSITADFALAALEGEDLGADTITDFLAISFSSTDYVGHFFGVNSKEVQDTYLRLDQDLARILTVLDEKVGVGEYTVFLTADHAAINVPAYLADQKIPAGYLDMDGMREEFNEFLQYKYGTTDVVKNISNYQIFLDHKILTNLDIDLDDAEEEIAKELLTYEAVNQVYTGHQMWTNEYTEGIPYILQNGYNQKRSGDILFVPRPGFISYGRTGSTHGSPMIYDTHAPLLFYGKGIKQGSTVDRTEIPDIAPTIAALLGIAFPNGTTGKPIGEVLQ; from the coding sequence ATGAAAAACAACAACCTTATTTTACTGTTGCTCGCTTTTTGTATTACCACCTTTACCAATGGTCAGCATAGAAAGAAGAACATAGAGGAAAAAGCTCCTGTAGAAATAGCCCAATCACCCAAATTGGTGGTCGGTATTGTGGTAGACCAAATGCGGTACGACTACCTTACTCGTTTTTGGAACCATTATGGTGAAGGAGGTTTTAAACGGTTGGTAAATGATGGATTTAATTGCAAAAACAACCATTTTAACTATTCGCCCACCAGTACGGGACCAGGACATGCATCGGTATATACTGGAACCACACCAGCTACCCACGGAATCATAGGAAACAATTGGTACGATAAGGAAACTGGAGAAGAAGTGTATTGTGCCGGTGATGATAGTTATGAATCGGTGGGTACCACATCCGATGCAGGTAAAATGTCGCCCCACCGAATGATCACCACCACCATCACCGATCAATTGCGACTGCATACCCAACAAAGGGGCAAGGTAATAGCGGTTTCCTTGAAGGACAGGGGAGCGGTACTGCCAGGTGGACATACAGCCAATGCGGCCTATTGGTTTGAAGGAGGAAACACCGGCAATTGGATAACAAGTTCGTTTTATATGGATGCTTTGCCGCAATGGGTGAACAGTTTTAATGCTTCTGACGAAGTGGAGGCTTATAAGAAACCATGGAATACGTTAAAACCTATCAATACGTATGTGGAGAGTGGCCTCGATGCCAATAGCTATGAAGGAGTTTTGGATGGGGAAACAACCAATACTTTCCCACATGATCTTCCAACAATTTGGGAAGCCAACAGTCAGTTTGAATTGCTCCGTAAAACACCTTATGGGAATAGTATTACTGCCGATTTTGCTTTGGCCGCTTTGGAGGGCGAAGATTTGGGGGCGGATACAATAACCGATTTCTTGGCCATCAGTTTTTCCAGTACGGATTATGTAGGTCATTTTTTTGGGGTAAACTCGAAAGAGGTACAAGATACCTATTTGCGGTTAGATCAAGATTTAGCCCGAATTCTTACTGTTCTGGATGAAAAAGTTGGAGTAGGGGAATACACTGTGTTTTTGACTGCGGACCATGCGGCCATTAATGTTCCAGCCTATTTGGCGGACCAGAAAATACCAGCAGGCTATTTGGACATGGATGGAATGCGGGAAGAATTCAATGAGTTTTTGCAGTACAAGTACGGCACTACCGATGTGGTAAAGAACATTTCCAATTACCAAATATTCTTGGACCATAAAATCCTAACCAACTTGGATATTGACCTAGATGATGCAGAAGAAGAAATTGCTAAGGAACTGCTCACCTACGAAGCTGTAAATCAAGTCTACACGGGCCATCAAATGTGGACCAATGAGTATACCGAGGGGATTCCCTATATTTTGCAAAATGGGTACAACCAAAAACGTTCTGGGGATATTTTGTTTGTACCAAGACCTGGGTTTATCTCCTACGGAAGAACAGGTTCTACTCACGGCTCGCCAATGATTTATGACACCCACGCCCCATTGCTTTTCTATGGAAAGGGAATAAAACAGGGTAGTACGGTAGACCGAACAGAGATTCCTGATATAGCACCTACCATTGCGGCCTTGTTGGGTATAGCGTTCCCAAATGGGACTACCGGTAAGCCGATTGGGGAGGTATTGCAGTAG
- a CDS encoding ABC transporter permease — MKYLEAIGKYFIMIWEVFKKPTKWPIMKSLILKEIDDLIYGAMGIIIFISFFIGGVVTIQTALNLNSPLLPKSLIGFATRQSVILEFAPTFTSIIMAGKVGSYITSSIGTMRVTEQIDALEVMGVNSLNYLVFPKIIATMIYPFAVAISMFVGILGGWVAAVFGGYAPSGEFIQGLQLDFDSFHVTYAFIKSIVFAFVIATVPSYHGFYMTGGALEVGKASTTAFVWTSVVIIIVNYLLTQLLLG; from the coding sequence ATGAAATATCTTGAAGCGATTGGAAAGTACTTCATCATGATATGGGAAGTATTTAAAAAGCCTACCAAGTGGCCCATCATGAAATCCTTGATCTTAAAGGAAATTGATGATCTCATTTATGGAGCCATGGGCATCATCATATTTATCTCTTTCTTCATAGGGGGTGTTGTTACCATTCAAACGGCTCTCAATTTAAATAGCCCTCTTTTGCCCAAAAGTCTTATTGGGTTTGCCACTCGTCAATCCGTGATTTTGGAGTTCGCGCCCACTTTCACTTCCATTATTATGGCAGGAAAGGTAGGGTCTTACATTACTTCGAGTATTGGGACCATGCGTGTTACCGAACAGATTGATGCCTTGGAGGTAATGGGGGTAAACTCCTTGAACTATCTGGTTTTTCCAAAAATCATTGCCACCATGATCTACCCTTTTGCCGTGGCCATTTCCATGTTCGTAGGTATTTTGGGTGGTTGGGTCGCTGCTGTTTTTGGCGGGTATGCGCCCAGTGGAGAATTTATACAAGGGCTGCAATTGGATTTTGATTCGTTCCATGTTACCTACGCTTTTATAAAATCCATTGTTTTCGCCTTTGTCATTGCCACGGTACCTTCATACCATGGATTTTACATGACAGGTGGTGCCTTGGAAGTGGGTAAGGCCAGTACCACGGCCTTTGTTTGGACCAGTGTTGTTATCATTATAGTGAACTACCTATTAACCCAATTACTCCTTGGCTAA